Proteins from one Ipomoea triloba cultivar NCNSP0323 chromosome 1, ASM357664v1 genomic window:
- the LOC116010227 gene encoding uncharacterized protein PF11_0207-like, producing the protein MYDHWLKPKPRDPNDRFKTIEEHMFEDMNRQVICYACKGPHYRYKHHRDEIDQEYNHYENEEYMMQPYEEENMEDMKNMILARIEELEQEMTNIREGWKQEYENVEEKESDGDEEIVWEEEKPCGDTIELAYGKTLDPISMIMMFLSLTFDDESLSNELTNDLHEICGDDDVDIEASLCDLNDIECVTFHDNCLDDALYIHDLIGKDRSEGVKNENVKEEVEEKEEIRNESVREEVEEKKEWMRQKDLSPSKTYGSSQEEYQPRRQPSRPQYDDREYGDYHYSRRAPPLPQSYDSKSYQSTHYDEDDDYPQQRGFSNSQSYDSYPSQAYSPQSYTQNTPPPKKKSIIEHMYDHWLKPKPRDPNDRFKTIEEHMFEDMNRQVICYACKGPHYRYKHHRDEIDQEYNHYENEEYMMQPYEEENMEDMKNMILARIEELEQEMTNIREGWKQEYENVEEKESDGDEEIVWEEEKPCGDTIELAYGKTLDPISMIMMFLSLTFDDESLSNELTNDLHEICGDDDVDIEASLCDLNDIECVTFHDNCLDDALYIHDLIGKDRSEGVKNENVKEEVEEKEEIRNESVREEVEEKCGNPGLFGIIVYDVKSLS; encoded by the exons ATGTATGACCATTGGTTGAAACCCAAGCCAAGAGACCCAAATGACCGCTTCAAGACCATTGAGGAACACATGTTTGAAGATATGAATCGACAAGTGATTTGTTATGCTTGTAAAGGGCCTCACTATAG GTACAAACACCATAGGGACGAAATTGATCAAGAGTACAACCACTATGAGAATGAGGAGTACATGATGCAACcatatgaggaggaaaacaTGGAAGACATGAAGAACATGATATTGGCAAGGATAGAAGAATTAGAGCAAGAAATGACCAATATTAGGGAAGGGTGGAAGCAAGAATATGAGAATGTTGAGGAAAAGGAGAGTGATGGTGATGAGGAGATAGTGTGGGAAGAGGAAAAGCCATGTGGTGACACTATTGAGCTTGCATATGGTAAGACACTTGACCCTATTAGT ATGATAATGATGTTCTTGAGTCTTACTTTTGATGATGAATCTTTGTCAAATGAGCTTACTAATGATTTGCATGAGAtatgtggtgatgatgatgtcGATATTGAGGCTAGCTTGTGTGATTTAAATGATATTGAATGTGTGACTTTCCATGATAATTGTCTTGATGATGctttatatattcatgatttgatCGGTAAAGATCGGAGTGAAGGGGTTAAAAATGAGAATGTAAAAGAAGAGGTTGAAGAAAAGGAAGAGATAAGAAATGAGAGTGTTAGGGAGGAAGTTGAGgagaaa AAAGAGTGGATGAggcaaaaggacttgtccccgtccaa gacatatggatcttcacaagaagaaTACCAACCAAGAAGGCAACCATCAAGACCTCAATATGATGATAGAGAATATGGTGATTACCACTACTCTAGAAGAGCCCCACCACTACCTCAAAGCTACGATTCAAAATCTTACCAATCTACCCATTATGACGAGGATGATGACTACCCTCAACAAAGAGGATTCTCTAATTCTCAATCCTACGACTCTTACCCATCCCAAGCCTACTCTCCACAATCTTACACTCAAAACACACCTccacccaaaaagaaatctattaTCGAGCACATGTATGACCATTGGTTGAAACCCAAGCCAAGAGACCCAAATGACCGCTTCAAGACCATTGAGGAACACATGTTTGAAGATATGAATCGACAAGTGATTTGTTATGCTTGTAAAGGGCCTCACTATAG GTACAAACACCATAGGGACGAAATTGATCAAGAGTACAACCACTATGAGAATGAGGAGTACATGATGCAACcatatgaggaggaaaacaTGGAAGACATGAAGAACATGATATTGGCAAGGATAGAAGAATTAGAGCAAGAAATGACCAATATTAGGGAAGGGTGGAAGCAAGAATATGAGAATGTTGAGGAAAAGGAGAGTGATGGTGATGAGGAGATAGTGTGGGAAGAGGAAAAGCCATGTGGTGACACTATTGAGCTTGCATATGGTAAGACACTTGACCCTATTAGT ATGATAATGATGTTCTTGAGTCTTACTTTTGATGATGAATCTTTGTCAAATGAGCTTACTAATGATTTGCATGAGAtatgtggtgatgatgatgtcGATATTGAGGCTAGCTTGTGTGATTTAAATGATATTGAATGTGTGACTTTCCATGATAATTGTCTTGATGATGctttatatattcatgatttgatCGGTAAAGATCGGAGTGAAGGGGTTAAAAATGAGAATGTAAAAGAAGAGGTTGAAGAAAAGGAAGAGATAAGAAATGAGAGTGTTAGGGAGGAAGTTGAGgagaaa tgtggaaacccgGGGTTGTTTGGTATTATAGTGTATGATGTTAAAAGTCTTTCATAA